Genomic window (Pseudomonas sp. MM211):
AGACGTGATCATCGAGGCCGCCATCGAGCCGGCCAACGAGCAGGAAATCGCTGACACCATCACCGTCATGGGCGGCCAGGACTGGGAACTGTGGATCAACGCTCTGGAGCAGGCCGACGTGTTGGCCGAAGGCGCGCGTACAGTGGCCTTCAGCTACATCGGCACCGAAATCACCTGGCCTATCTACTGGCACGGTGCGCTGGGCAAGGCAAAGCAGGATCTGGACGAAACCGCCCTGCGCCTGGACCAGAAACTGGCCGGTGAAGTCAAAGGCGGCGCCAACGTGGCCGTGCTCAAGTCGGTCGTCACCCAGGCCAGCTCGGCCATCCCGGTGATGCCGCTGTACCTGTCGATGGTCTTCAAGATCATGCAGGAAAAGGGCATCCACGAAGGCACCCAGAACCAGCTCGACCGCCTGTTCCGTGACCGTCTGTTCCGCGCCGACGGCGCCCCGGCTGAGGTCGACGAAAAAGCCCGCCTGCGCCTGGACGATTGGGAGCTGCGTGACGACGTACAGGACGCCTGCAAGGCCATGTGGCCACAGGTGACCACCGAGAACCTGTTCGAACTGACCGACTATGCCGGTTACAAGAAGCAGTTCCTCAACCTGTTCGGCTTCGAGCGCAGCGACGTGGACTACGACGCTGACGTGGCTACCGACGTCGAGTTCGACGTGGTTCAGCTGTAACCGCTCTTTCAGCGGTTGTGAAAAAGGGACGCCTCGGCGTCCCTTTTTGCTTTCCGGCCTGGGCCTGTCAGCCCACCGGCTCATCGGTGTTTATATAACGAGGCACTTTCGCCAATGGCAGCCGGCGTGCCTGTTCGACGCTGATGCCTGGCCGCTTGGGCAGCGATTCCAGGCGCTGCGGCTGGCCAGTCTCCAGTGCTCGCTCGATGGCGGCGAGGATGCGCACGTCGCGCCA
Coding sequences:
- the fabV gene encoding enoyl-ACP reductase FabV, whose protein sequence is MIIHPKVRGFICTTTHPLGCERNVAEQIEATRKLGVRNDGPKKVLVIGASSGYGLAARITSAFGFGADTLGVFFEKPGTETKAGTAGWYNSAAFDKFAKAEGLYSKSINGDAFSDEARAKVIELIKNEMGGKIDLVIYSLASPVRKLPQSGEVIRSALKPIGQPYKSTAIDTNKDVIIEAAIEPANEQEIADTITVMGGQDWELWINALEQADVLAEGARTVAFSYIGTEITWPIYWHGALGKAKQDLDETALRLDQKLAGEVKGGANVAVLKSVVTQASSAIPVMPLYLSMVFKIMQEKGIHEGTQNQLDRLFRDRLFRADGAPAEVDEKARLRLDDWELRDDVQDACKAMWPQVTTENLFELTDYAGYKKQFLNLFGFERSDVDYDADVATDVEFDVVQL